The Spirosoma foliorum genome has a window encoding:
- a CDS encoding LysR family transcriptional regulator has product MIVNLEWFRTFKAIYETGSLTAAAQTLYISQPGVSLHLNSLEAHTGYKLFDRAARKMVPTERGKLMYNYILEPISKLEAAEQQFNKSSKTDKATISIGMCFETFQFTLEPHMSTLPFNVIIKFGEYVQMQQDLDKGLLDLIITPQKGTQTNLEYQPFSKERIVLIGGAKSDSNVFNNLVTEGKSSDAEAWLKQQIWYSTAADMEHLKKFWYLNFNTHPDFKPNYIVPNICSIVRCLSDGIGFSVIPDFLCRNELEQGKVKLVWEGKKVMENTLYFGTRKKTIYTNEINRIKQIFESQNG; this is encoded by the coding sequence ATGATTGTTAATCTGGAATGGTTTCGAACGTTTAAAGCCATCTACGAAACCGGCTCGCTAACGGCAGCGGCTCAGACGTTATACATTTCTCAGCCTGGCGTTAGTCTCCATCTGAATTCACTGGAAGCGCACACGGGTTATAAATTATTCGATCGGGCCGCCCGGAAAATGGTACCTACCGAACGGGGCAAGTTGATGTACAATTACATCCTGGAGCCAATCAGCAAACTCGAAGCCGCCGAACAGCAGTTCAACAAAAGTTCGAAAACCGACAAGGCAACCATCAGCATCGGGATGTGTTTTGAGACCTTTCAGTTTACGCTGGAGCCACACATGAGTACACTCCCGTTCAACGTCATTATCAAGTTTGGCGAGTATGTTCAAATGCAACAGGATCTTGATAAGGGGCTTCTGGACTTAATCATTACCCCACAAAAAGGCACCCAGACGAACCTGGAGTATCAGCCATTTTCGAAAGAGCGAATTGTGCTTATTGGTGGGGCTAAATCGGATAGCAATGTCTTCAACAACCTTGTGACAGAAGGAAAAAGCAGCGACGCTGAAGCGTGGTTAAAGCAGCAAATTTGGTACAGTACAGCCGCCGATATGGAGCACTTGAAGAAATTCTGGTACCTGAATTTCAACACTCACCCCGACTTCAAGCCCAACTACATCGTACCGAACATTTGCTCCATCGTGCGTTGCCTGAGCGACGGAATAGGATTCTCGGTCATTCCTGATTTTCTATGCCGGAATGAGCTTGAGCAAGGCAAAGTGAAGCTGGTTTGGGAAGGCAAGAAGGTCATGGAAAATACACTCTATTTCGGTACCCGTAAGAAGACAATCTATACAAACGAGATTAACCGCATTAAGCAGATTTTCGAGAGCCAGAATGGTTAG
- a CDS encoding NAD(P)H-dependent oxidoreductase, translating into MKNIFVINGGQKFAHSGGAFNETLTNWTLDFLRQHPDEFAVQVTHVNDDYDPADEVEKYKWADVIIYHTPIWWFQLPHRLKEYIDRVFTAGHQQGMYTSDGRSRKNPAINYGTGGSLHGRHYMLTTSWNAPEEAFTLPGEFFGQKSVDEGVMFGFHRMMAFTGVQPLESIHFHDVEKNVNISRDKDLYRAHLEKVFLGQAVADVLVGSDSQI; encoded by the coding sequence ATGAAGAATATATTTGTTATCAACGGCGGGCAGAAATTCGCTCATTCGGGCGGTGCTTTTAATGAAACACTGACTAACTGGACACTTGATTTTTTACGGCAACACCCCGATGAGTTTGCCGTACAGGTAACCCACGTTAACGACGACTATGATCCAGCCGACGAAGTAGAAAAATACAAATGGGCCGATGTGATCATTTACCACACGCCTATCTGGTGGTTTCAATTACCACACCGATTGAAGGAATACATTGATCGGGTCTTCACCGCTGGCCATCAGCAGGGTATGTATACCAGCGATGGCCGTTCGCGGAAAAATCCAGCTATCAACTACGGCACAGGCGGCTCGTTGCACGGTCGACACTATATGCTGACGACAAGCTGGAATGCACCCGAAGAAGCCTTTACCTTACCAGGTGAGTTTTTCGGTCAAAAAAGCGTCGATGAAGGCGTGATGTTTGGATTTCACCGGATGATGGCCTTCACGGGCGTGCAGCCCCTGGAAAGCATTCACTTTCACGATGTCGAAAAGAACGTTAACATTAGCCGCGACAAAGATTTGTACAGGGCGCACTTGGAGAAAGTGTTTTTGGGTCAGGCTGTTGCGGATGTTCTCGTGGGGTCAGATTCTCAAATCTGA
- a CDS encoding tannase/feruloyl esterase family alpha/beta hydrolase, with amino-acid sequence MIHKNYTSTLTLFFMLAVTILNAQNNAPSSDCPCRQLAQKTFPEATITLADCVPAGSFTPPGSSQPIADLPAFCRVAATLKPTPESMIRIEVWLPETNWNGRFLGTGTGGGAGSVSYGALVNGLKRGFATTNTDMGTSPNANEAVGHPERWVDFGHRATHEMTVTAKAITQAYYQKPFHHAYFAGCSTGGQQALMEAQRYPDDYNGILAGAPANNRTHLHTGFVWNYKVTNQIPGSAFLPKEKIAFITNAVVKACAGKDGGAPNDNFLTDASACKFDPETLPKCPDGTDDGTCLTGPQLAALKKIYAGPVNPRTGERIYTPIPLGSENSGAGIEYQQNPKQSPPALFYQYKWAFGNDFDYTTFDFDRDQDKMDSLLAPILNANNPDLAPLKKKGGKILMYSGTSDPLVPYQDAVSYYERVIKAQGGLKPTGDFFRFYLIPGMAHCSGGPGLNDCGQNLALTVPQDRNHDMLTALINWVEQGVAPDKLIATAYTGGVSTNAVRFQRPVFPYPKLPKYTSGDPNAPDSYRGVDSPRNAVLTPAERYLK; translated from the coding sequence ATGATTCATAAAAACTACACTTCCACCCTTACGCTGTTCTTCATGTTGGCGGTCACCATTTTAAATGCCCAAAATAACGCTCCCTCTTCCGATTGCCCTTGTCGACAACTCGCCCAAAAAACATTTCCGGAAGCAACCATCACACTGGCCGACTGTGTGCCTGCGGGATCATTTACGCCACCTGGAAGTAGTCAGCCTATAGCCGACTTACCCGCTTTTTGTCGGGTCGCAGCTACATTGAAACCCACGCCTGAGTCCATGATTCGCATAGAAGTTTGGCTACCCGAAACGAACTGGAATGGCCGTTTTCTGGGAACGGGTACGGGCGGAGGTGCAGGAAGCGTTTCGTATGGTGCTTTGGTCAATGGACTAAAGCGGGGATTTGCCACGACGAATACCGACATGGGAACCTCACCCAACGCCAACGAAGCTGTCGGCCATCCCGAACGCTGGGTGGATTTCGGCCATCGGGCTACCCATGAAATGACGGTAACCGCGAAAGCCATCACGCAAGCCTATTACCAGAAACCATTTCACCACGCCTACTTCGCGGGCTGTTCGACGGGTGGTCAGCAGGCATTGATGGAAGCCCAACGTTACCCCGACGATTACAATGGGATTCTGGCGGGTGCTCCGGCGAACAACCGCACCCATTTACACACGGGTTTTGTCTGGAATTACAAGGTTACCAACCAGATACCGGGCAGCGCATTTCTCCCGAAGGAGAAGATCGCATTCATAACCAACGCCGTGGTCAAAGCTTGCGCGGGTAAAGATGGTGGTGCACCGAACGATAACTTCCTGACCGACGCAAGTGCCTGTAAATTTGACCCAGAAACATTGCCCAAATGTCCAGACGGCACTGATGATGGCACCTGCCTCACCGGTCCTCAATTGGCCGCCCTAAAAAAAATATACGCTGGCCCCGTCAATCCCCGAACCGGCGAACGCATTTACACGCCCATTCCGCTCGGAAGCGAGAATTCAGGTGCGGGCATCGAGTATCAACAAAACCCGAAACAGTCCCCACCCGCTTTATTCTACCAATACAAATGGGCGTTCGGCAACGATTTCGATTACACCACGTTCGACTTTGATCGTGATCAGGATAAGATGGATTCCTTATTAGCGCCGATCCTCAACGCCAATAATCCCGATCTCGCTCCCCTGAAAAAGAAGGGCGGAAAAATTCTGATGTACTCCGGAACCTCCGATCCGCTTGTTCCCTATCAGGATGCTGTCAGCTATTACGAGCGGGTTATCAAAGCGCAGGGTGGTCTGAAGCCAACAGGTGATTTCTTCCGGTTCTACCTGATACCGGGCATGGCGCATTGTAGCGGAGGGCCAGGCTTAAACGACTGCGGCCAAAATCTGGCACTCACCGTTCCGCAGGATCGCAACCACGATATGTTAACGGCACTCATCAACTGGGTCGAACAGGGTGTTGCTCCCGATAAACTAATTGCTACAGCTTATACAGGTGGCGTTTCCACCAATGCCGTCCGATTCCAACGCCCCGTCTTCCCCTACCCCAAACTACCGAAATACACCAGCGGTGATCCGAACGCTCCTGACAGTTATCGGGGAGTCGATTCTCCGAGGAACGCGGTGTTAACGCCTGCTGAACGGTATTTGAAGTAA
- a CDS encoding CopD family protein, whose translation MTFFYSKALHIIFVVTWFAGLFYIPRLFIYATEAESQEEPGRSVLQKQLLLMQRRLWFGITWPSAVMTLLLGLNTWYNYGATPTWLIYKLILVLGLYVYHGLCHAIFRQEQRGEFRYTSTQLRIWNEVATLFLFAIVFLVVLKDALNMLWGMLGLLALLVVLMVAIRVYKRLRKD comes from the coding sequence ATGACGTTTTTCTACAGTAAAGCCCTCCACATTATTTTTGTCGTGACCTGGTTTGCGGGCTTGTTTTACATACCCAGGCTATTCATCTACGCCACCGAAGCCGAATCGCAGGAGGAGCCGGGACGCAGCGTTCTGCAGAAACAATTATTGCTCATGCAACGCCGACTCTGGTTTGGCATTACCTGGCCCTCGGCAGTAATGACGCTATTGCTGGGGCTAAATACCTGGTATAACTACGGAGCAACGCCCACCTGGTTGATTTACAAACTGATACTCGTCTTAGGCTTATACGTATATCATGGTTTGTGTCATGCCATTTTTCGGCAGGAGCAACGGGGAGAGTTTCGTTATACGTCTACCCAGCTCCGTATCTGGAACGAAGTAGCCACGTTATTTTTGTTCGCTATTGTGTTTCTGGTCGTCCTTAAAGATGCCCTGAATATGCTCTGGGGTATGCTTGGACTGTTGGCTTTACTTGTCGTTTTGATGGTGGCCATTCGGGTGTATAAGCGCCTAAGAAAAGACTAG